In the Halichoerus grypus chromosome 4, mHalGry1.hap1.1, whole genome shotgun sequence genome, one interval contains:
- the HTR2B gene encoding 5-hydroxytryptamine receptor 2B, giving the protein MTSLATDHADHCPELDHITQKQRMAFSYKISEQSTIAEHILQSSFHHLISANWSGLQTESIPEEMKQIGEQQGNKPRWAALLILMVIIPTIGGNILVILAVSLEKKLQYATNYFLMSLAVADLLVGLFVMPIALLTIMFEAMWPLPLVLCPAWLFLDVLFSTASIMHLCAISVDRYIAIKKPIQANQYNSRATAFIKITVVWLISIGIAIPVPIRGIETEVSNPSNITCVLTKDRFGNFMLFGSLAAFFTPLAIMIVTYFLTIHALQKKAYLVKTKPPQRLTWLAVSTVFQRDETPCSSPEKVAMLDGSHKDKTLPNSSDNILRRRMSTVGKKSVQTISNEQRASKVLGIVFFLFLLMWCPFFITNITLVLCDSCNQTTLKMLLEVFVWIGYVSSGVNPLVYTLFNKTFRNAFGRYITCNYQATKSVKTIRKCSSNIYFRNPMAENSKFFMKHGMRNGINPAMYQSPMRLCSPNIQASSIVLLDTLLLTENEGDKTEEQVSYV; this is encoded by the exons ATGACCAGCTTAGCTACTGACCATGCTGACCACTGTCCAGAATTGGATCACATTACACAAAAACAGCGAATGGCCTTCTCTTATAAAATATCAGAACAGAGCACAATTGCTGAGCACATTTTGCAGAGCTCCTTTCATCACTTAATCTCTGCTAACTGGTCGGGATTACAGACAGAATCGATACCAGAGGAAATGAAACAGATTGGTGAGCAACAGGGAAATAAACCGCGCTGGGCAGCTCTTCTGATACTCATGGTGATAATACCCACAATTGGTGGGAACATCCTGGTTATTCTGGCTGTTTCACTGGAGAAAAAGCTGCAGTATGCTACCAATTATTTTCTAATGTCTCTGGCAGTGGCTGATTTGCTGGTTGGGTTGTTTGTGATGCCGATTGCCCTCTTGACAATAATGTTTG agGCTATGTGGCCCCTCCCACTTGTTCTATGTCCTGCCTGGTTATTTCTTGACGTTCTTTTTTCTACTGCATCCATCATGCATCTCTGTGCCATTTCCGTGGATCGCTATATAGCCATCAAAAAGCCAATCCAGGCCAATCAATATAACTCACGAGCCACAGCATTCATCAAGATTACAGTGGTATGGTTAATTTCAATAG gCATTGCCATTCCAGTACCTATTAGAGGGATAGAAACTGAGGTGAGTAACCCAAGCAACATCACCTGTGTGCTGACAAAGGATCGTTTCGGCAACTTCATGCTCTTTGGCTCACTGGCTGCCTTCTTCACACCTCTGGCAATCATGATTGTCACCTACTTTCTCACTATCCATGCTTTACAGAAGAAAGCTTACTTGGTCAAAACCAAGCCACCTCAACGCCTAACGTGGCTGGCTGTGTCTACAGTTTTCCAAAGGGATGAAACACCTTGCTCATCACCTGAAAAGGTGGCAATGCTGGATGGTTCCCACAAGGACAAAACTCTGCCCAACTCAAGTGATAACATACTTAGGCGAAGAATGTCCACAGTTGGAAAAAAGTCCGTGCAGACCATTTCCAATGAGCAGAGAGCCTCCAAGGTTCTAgggattgttttttttctctttttgcttatgTGGTGCCccttttttattacaaatataacTTTAGTTTTATGTGATTCCTGCAACCAGACTACTCTCAAAATGCTCCTAGAGGTATTTGTGTGGATAGGCTATGTTTCCTCAGGGGTGAATCCTTTGGTCTACACCCTCTTCAATAAGACATTTCGGAATGCATTTGGCCGATACATCACCTGCAATTACCAGGCCACGAAATCAGTGAAAACTATCAGAAAATGCTCCAGCAATATCTACTTCCGAAATCCAATGGCAGAGAACTCTAAGTTTTTCATGAAACATGGAATGCGAAATGGGATTAATCCTGCCATGTACCAGAGCCCAATGAGGCTCTGCAGTCCAAACATTCAGGCTTCCTCAATCGTTCTACTAGATACACTTCTCCTCACAGAAAATGAAGGTGACAAAACTGAAGAGCAAGTCAGTTATGTATAG